The following proteins are encoded in a genomic region of Chryseobacterium cucumeris:
- the tcmP gene encoding three-Cys-motif partner protein TcmP, with amino-acid sequence MNQFGGNWSENKIEILVEYASAYLTIMKKYADKYNWQLLYFDGFAGSGHIKGDDEKESPIVGSATRILKINEPRSFDIYYFVEKEKEFADLLRKATVESFPDKKIFIANTDCNEKIESLSKFLTTKKGKRFKSLAYIDPYGMQLNWKSLETLEKHSVDVWILVPTGMGVNRLLKNDGNISDAWLSRLEIFLGMTKEDILPYFYREKIVYTLFGEETKISKENNAIEKSAQLYEDRLKKLFKFVSKPYILKNKMNSVMFHFFMASNNRQAVKIANDITKKYNNGTI; translated from the coding sequence ATGAATCAATTTGGCGGGAATTGGAGCGAAAATAAAATCGAAATTTTAGTTGAATACGCAAGTGCATATCTTACTATCATGAAAAAATATGCAGACAAATACAATTGGCAATTATTATATTTTGATGGTTTTGCTGGTTCGGGTCATATTAAAGGAGACGACGAAAAAGAAAGTCCAATTGTAGGTTCTGCTACAAGGATTCTAAAAATAAACGAACCTAGAAGTTTCGATATATATTATTTTGTAGAAAAGGAAAAAGAATTTGCAGATTTATTGCGTAAAGCAACAGTTGAGAGTTTTCCAGATAAAAAAATATTTATTGCAAACACTGATTGTAACGAAAAGATAGAATCATTAAGCAAATTTCTAACAACAAAAAAAGGAAAAAGATTTAAATCCCTCGCCTACATTGATCCTTATGGAATGCAGCTTAATTGGAAATCATTAGAAACTTTAGAGAAACATTCTGTTGATGTTTGGATTTTAGTTCCAACAGGAATGGGGGTCAATAGACTTTTAAAAAATGATGGAAATATTTCTGACGCCTGGCTATCAAGATTAGAAATATTTTTGGGTATGACAAAAGAAGACATTCTACCTTATTTTTATCGAGAAAAAATTGTCTATACTTTATTTGGGGAAGAAACTAAAATATCAAAGGAAAATAATGCAATAGAAAAATCGGCACAGTTATACGAAGACAGATTAAAAAAGCTTTTTAAATTTGTATCTAAGCCATATATATTAAAAAATAAAATGAATTCTGTAATGTTTCATTTTTTTATGGCTTCAAATAATAGACAAGCAGTAAAAATTGCAAATGACATAACTAAAAAATATAATAATGGCACAATCTAG
- a CDS encoding DUF5131 family protein, translating into MAQSSIEWTEMTWNPTTGCDKISAGCKFCYAEIMSKRLKSMGVEKYKDNFEIRTHEDALKIPYTWKNSKVVFVNSMSDLFHKDIPLDFIKKVFKVMNNNPQHVFQVLTKRSERLLELHTELKWTHNIWMGVSVENEKVKERIDYLRQTNAKVKFLSLEPLIGPLSNLNLERIDWVIVGGESGHRPRPIHSEWVIDIQEQCEKNEVAFFFKQWGGKNKKASGRILNGRTYDEMPEIDLQHSV; encoded by the coding sequence ATGGCACAATCTAGTATTGAATGGACAGAAATGACTTGGAATCCTACAACTGGCTGTGATAAAATATCAGCAGGTTGTAAATTTTGTTACGCTGAAATTATGTCAAAAAGATTAAAATCAATGGGTGTCGAAAAATATAAAGATAATTTTGAAATTAGAACACATGAAGATGCATTGAAAATTCCTTACACTTGGAAAAATTCCAAAGTTGTTTTTGTTAACTCTATGAGTGACTTATTTCACAAAGATATACCTCTTGACTTTATTAAAAAGGTTTTTAAAGTAATGAACAATAATCCTCAACATGTTTTTCAAGTTTTAACTAAACGTTCAGAAAGATTACTTGAACTTCATACCGAATTAAAATGGACTCATAATATCTGGATGGGAGTTTCTGTAGAAAACGAAAAAGTAAAAGAGAGAATCGATTATTTACGACAAACAAATGCCAAAGTTAAATTCTTATCACTAGAACCTTTAATTGGACCTTTATCCAATCTAAATCTTGAAAGGATCGATTGGGTAATTGTTGGAGGCGAAAGTGGTCATAGACCAAGGCCAATTCATTCGGAGTGGGTCATTGATATTCAAGAGCAATGTGAGAAAAATGAGGTAGCTTTCTTTTTTAAACAATGGGGCGGGAAAAATAAAAAAGCAAGCGGTCGTATTTTAAATGGGAGAACATATGACGAGATGCCTGAAATTGACCTACAACATAGTGTTTAG
- a CDS encoding anti-phage dCTP deaminase, with amino-acid sequence MGEPAYNLELFKTKKNSSTLEKFENTLTEELLFAICSPIGSLKEKVIEKLKYKLETEYNYDVHIIKMSNFIDEYDFSTEELGDLPTIPEGTPIFKEYFEKINKGNIIRKHNTNERLAEYAVKKIHIARVENAKKEDGFHPKSTDFESQRVCYIIDSIKTKEELLLLRNIYSENFYSISLFSPLNDRKSNLKAKKFDETEIVQIIEIDDKQKYNYGQNVRDAFVEGDFFIRISKDNVPKIENKISRFLHLIFETSIVTPTIEEIAMYNAKAAAGNSACLSRQVGACIIDDKNNILSIGWNDVPKFGGNLYTTDSNVDHRCFNHEFCSNDKQKNNVVDNIVSSILSDSQFEALQRISNVESLLRDNIINNTKVKDLIEFSRSVHAEMHAIIQGAITTGNKILEGKLFCTTYPCHNCARHIIAAGIKEVYYIEPYVKSLCLTLHEDAMTENEDSIDKVKLLIFDGISPNKYLSFFTNLAERKRKGNLVKKDYKTVKPKSSKSLQALSTLEEQAVLTLNS; translated from the coding sequence ATGGGCGAACCTGCTTATAATCTAGAATTATTTAAAACAAAAAAAAACTCATCGACTTTAGAAAAATTCGAAAATACTTTAACGGAGGAATTACTTTTTGCAATTTGCTCTCCTATTGGTTCTCTAAAAGAAAAAGTTATCGAAAAATTAAAGTATAAATTGGAAACAGAGTACAATTACGATGTTCACATTATAAAAATGAGTAATTTCATTGATGAGTATGATTTTTCCACTGAAGAATTAGGCGATTTACCAACAATTCCTGAAGGCACTCCTATTTTTAAAGAATACTTCGAAAAAATTAACAAAGGTAATATCATTAGAAAGCATAACACTAACGAAAGATTAGCAGAATATGCAGTTAAAAAAATTCATATTGCTCGAGTTGAAAATGCAAAAAAAGAAGATGGCTTTCACCCAAAATCAACAGATTTTGAATCACAAAGAGTATGTTACATTATTGATTCAATTAAAACAAAAGAAGAGTTATTATTATTAAGGAATATCTATTCTGAGAATTTTTATTCTATAAGTTTATTTTCTCCTTTAAATGATAGAAAATCAAACTTAAAAGCAAAAAAATTTGATGAAACTGAAATTGTGCAAATAATTGAAATTGATGATAAACAAAAATACAATTATGGACAAAATGTACGAGATGCTTTTGTAGAAGGAGATTTTTTTATTCGAATCTCAAAAGATAATGTTCCCAAGATAGAAAACAAAATATCAAGATTCTTACATTTAATTTTTGAAACATCAATAGTTACTCCAACTATAGAAGAAATTGCTATGTATAATGCTAAAGCTGCAGCAGGAAATTCCGCATGTTTATCAAGACAAGTAGGAGCTTGTATAATTGATGATAAAAATAATATTCTTTCAATTGGCTGGAATGATGTTCCAAAATTTGGAGGAAATTTGTATACAACTGATTCTAATGTTGATCATAGATGTTTTAATCATGAATTTTGTAGTAACGATAAGCAAAAAAATAATGTTGTAGATAATATTGTGTCTTCTATATTATCAGACTCTCAGTTTGAAGCATTACAAAGAATATCAAATGTTGAATCATTACTACGGGACAACATTATAAATAATACTAAAGTTAAAGATTTAATAGAATTTTCAAGGTCTGTACATGCGGAAATGCATGCAATTATACAAGGCGCAATAACGACAGGAAATAAAATTTTAGAAGGAAAGCTATTCTGTACAACATATCCTTGTCATAATTGCGCAAGACATATAATTGCAGCCGGTATTAAGGAAGTTTATTATATTGAACCATATGTGAAAAGTTTATGCCTTACATTACATGAGGATGCTATGACAGAAAATGAGGATTCAATAGATAAAGTTAAACTTTTAATTTTTGATGGAATATCTCCTAACAAATATTTATCTTTTTTTACTAATTTAGCCGAAAGAAAAAGAAAAGGGAATCTTGTAAAAAAAGACTATAAGACTGTAAAACCTAAAAGCAGTAAATCTCTTCAAGCATTATCAACTTTAGAAGAGCAAGCAGTTTTAACTTTAAATTCTTAA
- a CDS encoding helix-turn-helix domain-containing protein, translating to MTDINEKICSYITKKWLIPWLQEGKSQNSFAKNHGVEESTIRKIKSEKTYRIPVETLFKICEARKISLSDFFKLINE from the coding sequence ATGACAGATATAAACGAAAAAATTTGTTCATACATTACAAAAAAATGGTTGATACCTTGGCTTCAGGAAGGCAAGTCACAAAATTCTTTTGCCAAAAATCATGGTGTAGAAGAAAGTACCATTAGAAAAATTAAAAGTGAAAAAACTTACAGAATACCCGTTGAAACACTTTTTAAAATATGTGAAGCAAGAAAAATTAGTTTATCTGATTTCTTTAAACTTATAAATGAATAA
- a CDS encoding PIG-L family deacetylase, whose product MFKKVSTVFILGFYTVFCSAQQVRPSKSSEIYREIKTLKHLPKVLYLAAHPDDENTGLLSWLINDQNVETGYLSLTRGDGGQNLLGTEQGAALGLIRTHELLEARKLDGAQQFFTRAIDFGFSKNTTDTFKQWNADSITADVVWVIRKFRPDIIICRFPPTAAAGHGQHAASAVVAEKAFKLAGDKTAFPDQLKYVNIWQPKRVLWNTFRFGGVNTTAENQLKVTVGQYDAQLGMGYGELAGLSRSLHKSQGAGTQSVAGIRTEYFAHVAGEPAKATLFDGVTKTWTSQGNADIDQSLDQIISAFNFNNPDQSLPALLALRKKVMALRDSDQKKDKIKSLDNIILSCAGFMGEVVTNQAEAVAGDHYNFRLNLISRTVSPVILENVKWLSQSESFNRELSKDSLITIQHDIQIPADAAVTEPYWLAKPPVNAATFAVPDETLVGLPEAESPLNVWVGLKIGSEKFQVKLPLSFKKLDPVRGDVVEALRIVPAVELKFIQPLYLVKENEDLRLSINFKVNSNKPFNKGILNLMYKGEKLGSAEVSSVKGKDFTFDYVIPKAKLASISSNRLQLEANYVADGVTYHKKQVLIQYPHLPSLQYFEPATVTVMKGDIQAKVKKVGYVQGAGDFIPEFLRIAGVQVDILKDGDFYGSIDESGGNGSPNKLSQYDAIVLGVRANNTEKKLGRWMPFLWSYAKAGGNLVMQYNTNQDTTVDQLGMYNFSIANKRVTEENAAVKFLNPNHKLLNFPNRITADDFKGWVQERGAYFPAQWDAAYEPLFEMHDTDEEPLQGSTLYAKYGKGNFIYTPLAFFRQLPAGNAGAARLFLNFLSAQKN is encoded by the coding sequence ATGTTCAAAAAAGTAAGCACTGTATTTATCCTTGGATTTTATACTGTTTTTTGTTCGGCCCAGCAGGTCCGGCCTTCAAAATCATCTGAAATTTACCGTGAAATCAAAACGCTGAAACATCTTCCTAAAGTTTTATACCTTGCAGCTCATCCCGATGATGAGAATACGGGATTGCTCTCCTGGTTAATCAACGACCAAAATGTAGAAACGGGCTATCTGTCTTTAACCAGAGGTGATGGCGGACAGAATTTATTAGGCACAGAACAAGGTGCTGCATTGGGTTTAATCAGAACACATGAACTTTTGGAAGCAAGAAAGTTAGACGGTGCCCAACAGTTTTTTACCCGTGCGATTGATTTCGGGTTTTCTAAAAATACGACCGACACTTTTAAACAATGGAATGCAGACAGTATTACAGCAGATGTAGTCTGGGTAATCCGTAAATTCCGTCCGGATATTATCATTTGTCGTTTTCCTCCTACTGCTGCGGCAGGGCACGGACAACATGCAGCTTCGGCTGTGGTAGCGGAAAAAGCCTTTAAGCTGGCAGGTGATAAAACGGCTTTCCCGGATCAGCTGAAATATGTGAATATATGGCAGCCAAAACGTGTATTGTGGAATACTTTCCGGTTTGGCGGAGTTAATACTACAGCTGAAAATCAACTGAAAGTTACCGTTGGGCAATATGATGCGCAACTGGGAATGGGCTATGGGGAGCTGGCAGGATTAAGCAGAAGTTTACATAAAAGCCAGGGTGCAGGAACCCAGTCTGTAGCCGGCATCAGAACAGAATATTTTGCCCATGTTGCCGGTGAGCCTGCAAAAGCGACTCTTTTTGACGGAGTTACTAAAACCTGGACTTCACAGGGAAATGCTGATATTGACCAGTCATTAGATCAGATTATTTCCGCTTTCAATTTCAATAACCCCGATCAGAGCCTGCCTGCTTTGCTTGCATTAAGAAAAAAGGTCATGGCGCTGCGGGATTCGGACCAGAAAAAGGATAAAATTAAATCTCTTGACAACATTATTTTAAGCTGTGCCGGGTTTATGGGTGAGGTGGTTACCAATCAGGCTGAAGCGGTTGCCGGAGATCATTATAATTTCAGGTTAAATCTGATTTCAAGAACTGTAAGTCCTGTCATTTTAGAAAATGTTAAATGGTTAAGTCAATCAGAAAGTTTCAACAGGGAACTGTCAAAAGATTCTTTAATTACCATTCAGCATGATATTCAGATTCCTGCGGATGCAGCAGTTACAGAACCTTACTGGTTGGCAAAACCACCTGTGAACGCAGCAACTTTCGCTGTTCCGGATGAAACTTTAGTTGGTCTGCCTGAAGCAGAATCACCATTGAATGTTTGGGTCGGTTTAAAAATCGGTTCGGAAAAGTTTCAGGTTAAGCTTCCTTTATCTTTCAAGAAATTGGATCCGGTGCGTGGTGATGTGGTGGAAGCCTTGCGCATTGTTCCTGCTGTGGAGCTGAAATTTATCCAGCCGCTTTATCTGGTCAAAGAAAATGAAGATCTACGATTGAGTATAAATTTTAAGGTTAATTCCAACAAACCGTTCAATAAAGGAATTCTGAATCTGATGTATAAGGGAGAAAAATTAGGAAGTGCTGAAGTAAGTTCTGTAAAAGGGAAAGATTTTACCTTCGATTATGTTATTCCAAAAGCTAAGCTTGCTTCCATAAGCTCAAACCGTTTGCAGCTGGAAGCCAATTATGTTGCAGATGGAGTCACTTATCATAAAAAACAGGTGTTAATTCAGTATCCGCATTTACCTTCCTTACAATATTTTGAGCCTGCCACTGTGACGGTGATGAAAGGTGATATTCAGGCCAAAGTTAAAAAAGTGGGGTATGTACAAGGTGCGGGTGATTTCATTCCCGAGTTTCTGCGCATTGCAGGTGTTCAGGTAGATATCCTTAAAGACGGAGATTTTTATGGCAGCATAGATGAATCCGGTGGAAACGGCAGTCCGAACAAACTATCACAATATGATGCCATCGTGCTTGGTGTTCGTGCCAACAACACGGAGAAAAAGCTGGGTCGCTGGATGCCTTTTTTATGGTCGTATGCAAAAGCCGGAGGTAATCTGGTGATGCAGTATAACACCAACCAGGATACAACGGTTGATCAATTAGGCATGTACAACTTCAGTATTGCCAATAAAAGGGTTACCGAAGAAAATGCTGCGGTAAAGTTTTTAAATCCCAATCATAAACTACTGAACTTTCCGAATAGAATCACTGCGGATGACTTTAAGGGCTGGGTACAGGAGCGCGGTGCCTATTTCCCTGCTCAATGGGATGCAGCGTATGAACCGCTTTTTGAAATGCACGATACGGATGAAGAGCCTCTTCAGGGTTCAACTTTATACGCGAAGTACGGGAAAGGTAATTTTATTTATACGCCACTGGCATTTTTCAGACAGCTGCCTGCAGGAAATGCCGGGGCAGCACGTTTATTTCTAAACTTTTTATCTGCACAGAAAAACTAA